One Acutalibacter muris DNA window includes the following coding sequences:
- the rplA gene encoding 50S ribosomal protein L1 → MKHGKKYRESAKLIDRQKLYDTAEALDLCVKTGTTKFDETVELHVKLGVDGRHADQQVRGAVVLPNGTGKNVRVLAICKGDNIEAAQAAGADYVGAEEMVQKIQSEGWMDFDVVVTSPDMMGLVGRLGRVLGPRGLMPNPKAGTVTPDIAKAVQDAKAGKIEYRLDKTNIIHCPIGKVSFGAEKLTENFDALMDAIVKAKPAAAKGQYVRSCTVAATMGPGVKINPAKFV, encoded by the coding sequence ATGAAACATGGTAAGAAGTATAGAGAGAGCGCGAAGCTCATAGACCGTCAGAAGCTGTACGATACCGCCGAGGCCCTGGACCTCTGCGTAAAGACCGGCACCACCAAGTTCGACGAGACCGTTGAGCTGCATGTGAAGCTGGGCGTTGACGGCCGTCACGCCGACCAGCAGGTGCGCGGGGCAGTGGTGCTGCCCAACGGCACCGGCAAGAACGTGCGTGTTCTGGCCATCTGCAAGGGCGACAACATCGAGGCCGCCCAAGCCGCCGGAGCCGACTACGTCGGTGCGGAGGAGATGGTGCAGAAGATACAGTCCGAGGGCTGGATGGACTTCGACGTGGTAGTCACCTCCCCCGACATGATGGGCCTTGTGGGCCGTCTTGGCCGAGTGCTGGGCCCCAGGGGCCTTATGCCCAACCCTAAGGCGGGCACTGTGACCCCCGACATCGCCAAGGCCGTGCAGGACGCAAAGGCCGGTAAGATAGAGTACCGCCTTGATAAGACCAACATCATCCACTGCCCCATCGGCAAGGTGAGCTTTGGTGCCGAGAAGCTGACGGAAAACTTTGACGCGCTGATGGACGCCATAGTTAAGGCCAAGCCCGCCGCAGCCAAGGGCCAGTATGTGCGTAGCTGCACTGTGGCCGCCACTATGGGGCCTGGGGTTAAGATCAATCCGGCAAAGTTTGTCTGA
- the rplK gene encoding 50S ribosomal protein L11 — MAQKVTGFIKLQIPAGKATPAPPVGPALGQHGVNIMAFTKEFNERTKNDVGMIIPVVITVYADRSFTFITKTPPAAVLIKKAAGIETASGEPNKKKVAKITKEQVQKIAETKMPDLNAGSLEAAMSMIAGTARSMGVEVED, encoded by the coding sequence ATGGCACAAAAGGTAACGGGCTTTATAAAGCTCCAGATCCCCGCCGGAAAAGCCACTCCGGCCCCCCCTGTGGGCCCGGCTCTGGGCCAGCACGGCGTGAACATTATGGCATTCACCAAGGAGTTCAACGAGCGCACCAAGAACGACGTGGGCATGATAATCCCCGTGGTCATCACCGTGTACGCCGACCGCTCCTTCACCTTCATCACCAAGACTCCCCCCGCCGCGGTGCTTATCAAGAAGGCCGCCGGCATTGAGACCGCCTCGGGCGAGCCCAACAAGAAGAAGGTCGCCAAGATCACAAAAGAGCAGGTCCAGAAGATAGCCGAGACCAAGATGCCCGACCTGAACGCGGGCTCTCTTGAGGCCGCAATGAGCATGATAGCCGGCACCGCCCGCAGCATGGGCGTTGAAGTGGAAGACTAA
- the nusG gene encoding transcription termination/antitermination protein NusG gives MADEARWYVVHTYSGYENKVASNLKTTVENRQMEDLIQEIRVPTEMVTEITDDGRRKEVERKIFPGYVIVKMVMTDESWYAVRNIRGCTGFVGPSSKPVPLTDQEVANLGIEKHEIEVSYKVGDAVSIVGGPLEGFIGVVEELELDKNRVRVMVSMFGRDTPVELELDQAELV, from the coding sequence ATGGCGGACGAAGCAAGATGGTATGTGGTGCATACCTACTCGGGATATGAGAACAAGGTGGCGTCCAACCTGAAGACAACGGTGGAGAACCGCCAGATGGAGGACCTGATACAGGAAATCCGGGTGCCCACGGAGATGGTGACGGAGATCACCGACGACGGCCGGCGCAAGGAGGTCGAGCGCAAGATATTCCCGGGCTATGTGATAGTGAAGATGGTGATGACCGACGAGAGCTGGTACGCCGTGCGGAACATCCGGGGCTGTACCGGGTTCGTTGGGCCGTCCAGCAAGCCGGTGCCTCTTACGGACCAGGAGGTCGCCAATCTGGGCATAGAGAAGCACGAGATCGAGGTCAGCTATAAGGTGGGCGACGCGGTGAGCATCGTGGGCGGCCCATTAGAGGGCTTTATCGGCGTTGTCGAGGAGCTGGAGCTGGACAAGAACCGCGTGCGGGTGATGGTGTCCATGTTCGGGCGCGACACCCCGGTGGAGTTGGAGCTGGACCAGGCGGAGCTGGTGTAA
- the secE gene encoding preprotein translocase subunit SecE has protein sequence MADNEKGKKPEAKQNPKSIAAFGRKVTKFVKDCRGEIKKIVWPSPKATFKNTGVVLVTIIVLGLFVFLLDTAFMNLLGLVMNVAA, from the coding sequence ATGGCTGATAACGAGAAGGGCAAGAAGCCCGAAGCAAAGCAGAACCCCAAGTCCATCGCCGCTTTCGGCCGCAAGGTCACAAAGTTTGTAAAGGACTGCCGGGGCGAGATCAAGAAGATAGTATGGCCCAGCCCCAAGGCCACCTTTAAGAACACCGGCGTGGTGCTGGTGACGATTATCGTGCTGGGCCTGTTCGTGTTTTTACTGGATACGGCTTTCATGAACCTTTTGGGGCTCGTGATGAACGTGGCCGCTTAA
- the rpmG gene encoding 50S ribosomal protein L33 produces MRVKIVLACTECKQRNYLTKKNKKNDPDRLEMNKYCRFCRKHTLHRETK; encoded by the coding sequence ATGCGAGTGAAGATCGTGCTGGCCTGCACAGAGTGCAAGCAGAGAAACTATCTTACTAAGAAGAACAAGAAGAACGATCCCGACAGGCTGGAGATGAACAAATACTGCCGGTTCTGCCGGAAGCATACCCTGCACAGGGAAACCAAGTAA
- a CDS encoding DUF7674 family protein codes for MDFNPFQLIQTALGAELANQGFKEPEPLEDPEGQAAIFAAEQVAYSLLYDRKKKSFLLRSTNLGEDGKPGDWRTLSTWLFDADSGDRSDAESIINDFLEIIRGPKRVEMVQQQRKRAKGEDRNVDPMFFVNRLVSLFPDLKGPLNEEKIVYGRVRYITFIKQHALPEMESLIRDYPDSEPAKKLVELLEDMYKSGDLDLRSIVTYVVIDGLSKESFDKLFTLMGEELKKVAKPARRLIGRNIKPEKKKKPGKKVEARLGK; via the coding sequence TTGGATTTTAACCCTTTCCAGCTGATACAGACCGCCCTCGGGGCGGAGCTTGCAAATCAGGGCTTTAAAGAGCCGGAGCCCCTTGAGGATCCCGAGGGTCAGGCCGCCATCTTTGCCGCGGAGCAGGTGGCCTACAGCCTTTTGTACGACAGGAAAAAGAAGAGCTTTCTTCTGCGCTCCACAAACCTTGGGGAGGACGGCAAGCCCGGCGATTGGCGGACCCTGTCCACCTGGCTTTTCGACGCGGACTCCGGCGACCGCTCCGACGCGGAGAGCATAATAAACGACTTTCTGGAGATTATCCGGGGCCCAAAGCGGGTGGAGATGGTCCAGCAGCAGCGCAAGCGCGCAAAGGGCGAGGACCGCAACGTGGACCCCATGTTCTTCGTCAACCGGCTTGTGAGCCTGTTCCCGGACCTTAAAGGGCCGCTGAATGAAGAAAAAATAGTGTACGGCCGGGTGCGGTACATTACATTTATAAAGCAGCACGCCCTGCCGGAGATGGAGTCCCTGATAAGGGATTATCCCGACAGCGAGCCCGCCAAAAAGTTGGTGGAGCTTTTGGAGGATATGTATAAGAGCGGCGACCTGGACCTTCGGTCCATTGTGACCTATGTGGTGATAGACGGCCTGTCAAAGGAGAGCTTTGACAAGCTTTTCACCCTGATGGGGGAGGAGCTTAAAAAGGTGGCAAAGCCCGCCAGAAGACTTATCGGGAGGAACATCAAGCCCGAGAAGAAAAAGAAGCCGGGCAAGAAGGTGGAGGCAAGGCTGGGCAAATAA
- a CDS encoding recombinase family protein, whose product MESKIFGKVCYGFRRDKNKRIEIVEHEAEIVREIFCLCLSGNSLEKIQEHLRKQGIPSPSGRAMWSRDVLNKLLNNYKYTFGIIDHAIYFAVEEIKSSRCRNPNQDSGSN is encoded by the coding sequence TTGGAATCAAAAATTTTTGGCAAGGTATGTTATGGCTTTCGGCGTGACAAGAACAAGCGGATAGAAATAGTTGAGCATGAGGCCGAAATCGTGCGGGAGATATTTTGCCTATGCCTGTCAGGAAACAGTTTGGAAAAAATCCAGGAGCATTTACGCAAGCAAGGTATTCCTTCTCCATCTGGAAGAGCGATGTGGAGCCGTGACGTGCTGAACAAGCTGTTAAACAATTATAAGTACACGTTTGGCATTATCGACCACGCTATTTACTTTGCTGTAGAGGAAATAAAATCGAGTCGGTGCAGAAACCCAAATCAAGATTCTGGGAGTAATTAA
- a CDS encoding NACHT domain-containing protein → MDINNTEIVTKVATGLIEDAIKCSWEKVKKWFKDIDAKDSVRYGDAYEQYLDNTYRKYSKIKTIIYRRSPRNLYDFYECIGVRYEGKTIDTSTINNLLEIGKKIIITGTGGTGKSILFKHLYLDTIMSTGYIPVMIELRSFNSFEIKSGAIEETIYNTLVENGFPLEREYYEYSMREGGYVILLDGFDELNRDKSTRLSSEIKSLSDKYRENCYLISSRPSEQFIGWNDFLETETKPLSKQQAISLVDKIDFDESVKAIFCKELENVLFDKYKSFSENPLLLNIMLLTFNNNAAIPDKLNDFYDQAFATLFNMHDATKDAYVRDIRTQLGCDDFKLVFSYICFKSYFYSEYEFTEMRMREYISMAKEKYSQFRFTVDEFLDDLVSSVCMIIKDGLHYHFAHRSFQEYFAAWYTCKLTDNIQSKLLSNWLKESDTVITDLYFNMLFNMQSEKVNKIVFAPILGQIKKKYTDLGFTIVFLKSLFHGVILKTYRHDGGMRKSLSLAIKDKQKCYTLKLTCILNGYGFPPANAEAEEKVFDSFKKNGIVMGETVPFDTALKYVSDNNLLEALKWFDNQIAFIVSILERNKESGIGQKKKVSSILDEL, encoded by the coding sequence ATGGATATTAACAATACTGAAATTGTGACTAAAGTTGCTACAGGTTTAATAGAAGACGCAATCAAATGTTCATGGGAAAAGGTTAAGAAATGGTTTAAGGATATAGATGCTAAGGATTCCGTGCGATATGGCGATGCCTATGAGCAGTATTTGGATAATACATATCGAAAATATAGCAAAATCAAGACAATAATCTATCGTCGTTCTCCTAGAAATTTATATGACTTTTATGAATGCATAGGCGTACGGTATGAGGGAAAAACTATTGATACTAGCACCATTAATAACCTCTTAGAAATCGGGAAAAAAATAATTATTACCGGAACCGGAGGAACTGGGAAATCAATTCTTTTCAAGCATCTATATTTGGATACAATTATGTCAACAGGATATATTCCTGTTATGATTGAACTCAGAAGTTTTAATTCCTTTGAAATCAAATCTGGGGCTATAGAAGAAACCATTTATAATACACTAGTAGAGAATGGATTTCCTCTAGAACGTGAATACTATGAATACAGCATGAGAGAAGGTGGATATGTCATTTTATTAGATGGGTTTGACGAACTTAATAGAGATAAATCCACAAGACTTTCTTCTGAAATAAAAAGCTTATCAGATAAATATCGTGAAAATTGTTATCTGATCTCTTCTAGACCATCTGAACAGTTTATTGGGTGGAATGACTTTCTGGAAACTGAAACTAAACCGCTAAGCAAACAACAAGCAATTAGTTTAGTTGATAAAATTGATTTTGACGAATCCGTAAAAGCAATTTTTTGCAAAGAGTTGGAAAATGTTTTGTTTGACAAATATAAATCATTCTCAGAAAATCCTCTGTTGCTTAATATTATGTTGCTTACTTTTAATAACAATGCTGCTATTCCAGATAAATTGAATGATTTTTACGATCAGGCCTTTGCGACCCTTTTCAATATGCATGACGCGACTAAAGATGCATATGTTAGAGACATAAGAACTCAGCTTGGATGTGATGATTTTAAATTAGTTTTTTCTTATATCTGCTTTAAATCATATTTCTATTCGGAATACGAATTTACTGAGATGCGAATGAGAGAATATATTTCTATGGCAAAGGAAAAATATAGCCAATTTAGATTTACTGTGGATGAATTCCTTGATGATCTCGTCTCGTCAGTATGCATGATTATCAAAGATGGACTGCACTATCATTTTGCGCATCGCTCTTTCCAAGAATATTTTGCTGCATGGTACACCTGTAAATTGACAGACAATATACAGTCCAAACTTTTATCAAACTGGCTTAAAGAATCTGACACCGTTATCACAGATTTATATTTTAATATGCTATTTAATATGCAATCCGAAAAAGTAAATAAAATAGTCTTTGCTCCAATTTTGGGACAAATAAAAAAGAAGTATACTGATTTGGGATTTACCATAGTTTTTTTGAAATCACTTTTCCACGGAGTGATTCTTAAAACATATCGGCACGATGGTGGGATGCGAAAATCTCTGTCTCTTGCAATAAAGGATAAACAGAAATGTTATACTTTAAAGTTGACTTGTATTCTCAATGGATATGGCTTTCCACCAGCAAACGCTGAAGCCGAAGAAAAGGTTTTTGATTCGTTTAAGAAAAATGGAATAGTGATGGGGGAAACTGTTCCATTTGATACTGCCTTAAAATATGTCAGTGATAACAATTTATTAGAGGCATTGAAGTGGTTTGACAATCAAATTGCTTTTATTGTATCTATTTTAGAACGCAATAAAGAAAGCGGCATTGGACAAAAGAAAAAAGTTTCCTCTATACTAGATGAATTATAA